Sequence from the Aquimarina sp. Aq107 genome:
AAGATGTGTTTTTAACTTCAGTAATCCAGCTTCAAAAACAGTAAATAAACCTGTTGGTCCAGCTCCAATGATTAGAATATCAGTCTTGATCATGTTCAACTTCTTTTTTTCCTATTAATCCTTTGGTAAATTCATTAAGTGTTTCCACTTTTTCTTCGAAATCACCTTTTATTGTTTTTCTATATTCGTTTAAATTCTTAACTAAATCATCTATATTTTCTGGAATTACTTCTTCGAAAAACTGACGTAGTCGTTTTGCTGTTGTTGGTGACTTTCCATTTGTAGAAATAGCCACTTTTACATTTCCTTTGGTTACAATACCTCCCATATAAAAATCACAATATGGAGGATTGTCCGCTACATTCACCAATTTACTTCTTTTCCTACAGTCTTTATAAACTTGCACATTAACTTCTGGAACATCTGTAGTAGCAATCACAATATGTTTCCCTTTAAGAAAACGTCTGTGATATTTCTTTTTAATCATTTCTACTCCAAACTTATTGGCTAAAGTAATTGTATCGCCTCTATACATTGGAGACACCATTGTTACTTTAGCATCTGGACTAGATTTTAGTAAGAACGTAAGTTTTTCTT
This genomic interval carries:
- a CDS encoding bifunctional precorrin-2 dehydrogenase/sirohydrochlorin ferrochelatase codes for the protein MEERNNLYPVFLKVKNLEILIVGGGNVAEEKLTFLLKSSPDAKVTMVSPMYRGDTITLANKFGVEMIKKKYHRRFLKGKHIVIATTDVPEVNVQVYKDCRKRSKLVNVADNPPYCDFYMGGIVTKGNVKVAISTNGKSPTTAKRLRQFFEEVIPENIDDLVKNLNEYRKTIKGDFEEKVETLNEFTKGLIGKKEVEHDQD